From Verrucomicrobiales bacterium, a single genomic window includes:
- a CDS encoding D-2-hydroxyacid dehydrogenase has protein sequence MKMVILDGFTLNPGDQSWKALEALGECQLYPRTSASQVVERCAGFDILITNKVPISREALSQLPELKYIGVTATGYNIVDVVAARERGVCVTNVPIYGTRSVAQFTFALILELAHHVGAHAVAVSAGEWARCPDFSFWKTPQVELEGRTLGIVGWGRIGRAVGSLAAAFGMRVMVATRHAGQNLEGGAISVSLETLFRESDVVTLHCPLTDSTRNLVNRERLSLMKPGAWLINTSRGPLVDEEALAHALNEGQLGAAALDVLAMEPPRADHPLFQARNCFITPHMAWATLAARRRLMDTVVENVRAFLAGAPRNVVNP, from the coding sequence ATGAAGATGGTGATTTTGGATGGGTTCACGCTGAATCCGGGAGACCAGAGCTGGAAGGCCTTGGAAGCCTTGGGTGAGTGCCAGCTGTATCCGCGCACTTCCGCCAGTCAGGTTGTTGAACGGTGTGCTGGTTTTGACATTTTGATTACCAACAAGGTGCCCATCTCGCGTGAGGCCTTGAGTCAACTGCCGGAGTTGAAGTACATCGGGGTGACGGCCACCGGATACAACATCGTGGACGTCGTGGCGGCTCGGGAACGCGGGGTGTGCGTCACCAATGTTCCGATCTATGGCACTCGGTCTGTCGCCCAGTTTACCTTCGCACTGATCCTGGAGCTGGCGCATCACGTCGGAGCCCATGCGGTGGCCGTGAGTGCCGGGGAATGGGCGCGCTGCCCGGACTTCTCGTTCTGGAAAACTCCCCAGGTCGAGTTGGAGGGGCGCACGCTGGGGATCGTCGGGTGGGGACGGATCGGACGCGCGGTCGGCTCATTGGCCGCTGCCTTTGGCATGCGGGTGATGGTTGCCACCCGCCACGCCGGACAGAATCTGGAAGGCGGAGCGATCTCCGTCTCCCTGGAGACGTTGTTTCGCGAGAGTGACGTCGTCACCCTCCACTGCCCACTGACCGACAGCACTCGGAACCTCGTGAATCGCGAACGGCTGTCGCTCATGAAGCCGGGGGCTTGGCTGATCAACACCAGCCGCGGGCCGCTGGTCGATGAGGAGGCGCTGGCGCATGCCTTGAATGAGGGCCAGCTAGGAGCGGCTGCGCTGGATGTGTTGGCGATGGAACCGCCCCGAGCAGATCACCCGCTCTTTCAGGCCCGCAATTGTTTCATAACGCCGCATATGGCCTGGGCGACGCTGGCTGCTCGACGGCGCTTGATGGACACGGTGGTGGAGAATGTGCGCGCTTTCTTGGCGGGTGCGCCGCGAAACGTCGTCAACCCTTGA
- a CDS encoding glycosyltransferase family 9 protein codes for MKILVISLAGIGDTLLATPLIQELRLNHPKAVIEALVMWTGSRDILGGNPHLDRIHHFHMLKEGPWRTFRYLLQLRREGYDITLNTYPQSKAEYRLIARILGAAVRVSHRYDNRAWYDGWLVNREIPQTYDRHSVDQNLALLSLIGDRPQLTEHRTQLVLSAEERGWAERMLTDRGLQNQVLVGFHVGSGKTKNLALRRWPLEHYRGLIHRLFALRPDLSVLLFGGPEEQPDHEWLQKEIPSPRLLVPETRNMKQAAALLGACRAFLSIDSALMHLAAAMQVPHQFVIETATFNPTIEPYARPYVLIPNPAVKGRNLQFYRYDGEGIRGSTEELEALMRAVTVDQVFERMAPKLL; via the coding sequence ATGAAAATTCTCGTGATCTCGCTGGCTGGTATCGGTGATACGTTGCTCGCGACGCCGCTGATCCAAGAACTGCGGCTCAATCATCCGAAAGCTGTCATCGAGGCCTTGGTCATGTGGACCGGCTCTCGCGATATCCTGGGCGGGAATCCTCACCTCGATCGGATCCACCACTTCCATATGCTCAAGGAAGGTCCCTGGCGGACTTTTCGCTATCTGCTTCAGCTTCGTCGGGAGGGTTATGACATCACCCTCAACACGTATCCGCAGAGCAAGGCCGAGTATCGCCTGATCGCCCGCATTTTGGGCGCAGCCGTGCGAGTGAGTCATCGTTATGACAATCGCGCCTGGTATGACGGGTGGCTGGTGAATCGCGAGATCCCGCAGACTTACGATCGTCATTCGGTGGATCAGAACCTCGCGTTGCTTTCGCTGATTGGCGATCGGCCCCAGCTGACGGAGCATCGCACCCAACTGGTGCTCTCCGCTGAAGAACGTGGATGGGCGGAACGGATGTTGACGGACCGCGGCCTGCAGAATCAGGTTTTGGTGGGCTTTCATGTCGGGTCGGGTAAGACCAAGAATCTGGCCTTGCGACGCTGGCCGCTGGAGCATTATCGGGGGCTGATCCACCGGCTGTTTGCGCTGCGGCCGGATTTATCGGTCCTTCTGTTCGGCGGCCCGGAAGAGCAACCGGATCACGAATGGCTGCAGAAGGAGATTCCTTCGCCTCGATTGCTGGTTCCTGAGACCAGGAACATGAAGCAGGCGGCAGCTCTGCTTGGGGCCTGCCGGGCCTTTCTCAGCATCGACAGCGCGTTGATGCATCTGGCCGCCGCCATGCAGGTGCCGCACCAATTCGTCATCGAGACGGCCACGTTCAACCCCACGATCGAACCGTACGCTCGGCCGTATGTGTTGATCCCGAATCCGGCGGTCAAAGGGAGAAATTTGCAATTTTACCGGTATGACGGAGAGGGTATCCGCGGGAGCACCGAGGAATTGGAAGCACTGATGCGCGCCGTGACCGTGGACCAAGTGTTCGAGCGGATGGCCCCCAAGCTCCTGTAG
- a CDS encoding phosphoglycerate dehydrogenase, with product MPWRVLITAQAMARSGQAAITRLREAGHELIFPIQPGLPTPDELGGLLPGVDAVIAGVERYDEPIFALPATRDLKLISRWGVGYDSINIPAATRAGVAIAYTPGLLNETVADYAFSLLCSVARRVYCGHLELAQGKWVPSWGHNIHDKTLGLVGCGRIGLAVARRASGFNMRVLAVDPQPSEEAKKLGVQFVDLDTLLQESDFVSLHAALIAQTRGLMGEAQFRQMKSSAYLINTSRGAILDEAALAKALHQGVIAGAALDTFQVEPLPKDHVLHGVPNLLLTPHQASFTRETGALVSEAAAQAVLEAAQGRRPRWLVDESVLNSASLRMSQSSIVTPPA from the coding sequence ATGCCCTGGCGCGTTCTGATTACCGCTCAAGCCATGGCTCGCTCAGGGCAAGCCGCGATTACCCGGTTGCGCGAAGCGGGTCATGAACTCATTTTCCCCATCCAACCCGGTCTTCCCACCCCCGACGAGCTTGGGGGGCTGCTGCCGGGGGTCGATGCGGTGATCGCTGGTGTGGAGCGGTATGATGAACCCATCTTTGCGCTACCCGCGACGCGGGATTTGAAGCTGATTTCAAGATGGGGGGTCGGATACGATTCCATCAACATCCCCGCCGCCACCCGAGCTGGGGTGGCGATCGCCTACACGCCCGGCCTGCTCAACGAAACCGTGGCTGACTACGCGTTCTCGCTGCTCTGTTCAGTCGCCCGGCGGGTTTACTGCGGTCATTTGGAATTGGCTCAGGGCAAGTGGGTGCCCTCCTGGGGACACAACATTCACGACAAGACCCTCGGCCTGGTGGGGTGCGGTCGGATCGGCTTGGCCGTGGCGCGTCGGGCCAGCGGCTTCAACATGAGGGTGTTGGCGGTCGATCCTCAGCCTTCCGAGGAGGCGAAGAAGCTGGGGGTGCAGTTTGTCGATCTGGATACCCTGTTGCAGGAAAGTGACTTTGTCTCCCTTCATGCCGCCCTGATCGCTCAGACCCGGGGCCTGATGGGCGAGGCTCAATTCCGCCAGATGAAATCATCGGCCTATTTGATCAATACTTCGCGCGGCGCGATTCTCGACGAGGCTGCGCTGGCCAAGGCGCTTCATCAAGGGGTGATCGCCGGCGCGGCCTTGGACACCTTCCAAGTGGAGCCCTTGCCGAAGGATCATGTGCTCCACGGAGTTCCTAATCTCCTCCTGACTCCCCATCAGGCCTCGTTCACCCGGGAGACTGGGGCGCTGGTCAGCGAGGCCGCGGCTCAGGCGGTGTTGGAGGCCGCTCAGGGACGACGCCCGCGCTGGTTGGTGGACGAATCGGTTCTGAACTCCGCCTCCCTGCGCATGTCGCAGTCCTCCATCGTAACCCCACCCGCATGA
- a CDS encoding penicillin-binding protein activator LpoB, giving the protein MNRFCLNAGLLISASWLLLGCTSGVQNPKGIPVTQMNADERGFVAGTGVESQDLVAITDRMARSIVGVRQIAAATTPPRVVLEPVLNETRFPINKDIFLTRIRTQLNSKAQGKVMFLAREHMAALEKERALKQSGQVTSSSDPKLVEFHGADFFLTGKLQGLTTKTKAGTSDYILYSFQLVDARTSDIIWEDSAEVKKQGLEDAAYR; this is encoded by the coding sequence ATGAATCGTTTCTGCCTCAATGCCGGTTTGTTGATTAGCGCCTCCTGGCTCCTCCTGGGCTGCACCTCCGGGGTTCAGAACCCCAAAGGCATCCCGGTGACTCAAATGAACGCCGACGAGCGTGGGTTCGTCGCGGGAACCGGAGTGGAGTCGCAGGATCTGGTGGCCATCACCGATCGCATGGCCCGGAGCATTGTGGGAGTGCGCCAGATCGCCGCGGCCACCACGCCTCCCCGTGTTGTGCTGGAGCCGGTGCTCAACGAAACACGTTTTCCCATCAACAAGGACATCTTCCTGACGCGCATCCGGACCCAGCTCAACTCCAAGGCGCAGGGCAAGGTCATGTTCCTCGCCCGAGAACACATGGCGGCGCTCGAAAAGGAACGCGCGCTGAAACAGAGCGGGCAGGTCACATCGTCGAGCGACCCGAAGCTGGTGGAATTTCACGGGGCGGATTTCTTCCTGACGGGCAAGCTGCAGGGCCTCACCACCAAGACGAAGGCCGGCACGAGCGACTACATACTTTATAGCTTCCAGTTGGTGGACGCCCGCACCAGCGATATCATCTGGGAAGACTCGGCGGAGGTTAAGAAGCAGGGTCTGGAAGACGCGGCCTATCGCTAA
- a CDS encoding AMP-binding protein, whose product MKTILRWLVSFFFRFRAFNEDVLKTPGPVLLVPNHVSWLDWLFLGVCLEDDWRFVVSSVTAQTSWVHRKIMLNRRTFPIDTNSPYAVKRMAEHLQANGRLVLFAEGRISRTGTLMKLFEGTGFLLHKTQAKVITAYLRGAHRVVASPNPDKKLWFPQVSAHFSAVMVPPVVEHLSMSQARTILTTWLRDRMVDQQFQAERQLGSGTVLEAIAETAWRQLGRVVLQDVQQSLSYRKFLTGADLLADQLAARLHPQAERVGVLLPNINATPVILCSLWSLGRAPAVLNFSTGPAVLRICCELAGLKQVLTSRTFIEKAKLDLSSLKEAGIELVYLEDLRKGIGGLKRLLTLARISLNPRSVVRVPQSPDRTAVVLFTSGSEGIPKGVDLTHANVMANIRQMLSICDFSEADRVFNCLPLFHCFGLTIGTLLPLVRGLYTFLYPSPLHYRVVPTVLYDRDCTVLLSTNTFLSGYARKANPYDFRSLRYLFAGAEKIQEATATLWMRRFGVRILEGYGATECSPCLSINIPMMNQFGSVGRLLPGIEMQLETVEGVTEGGRLLVRGPNVMRGYLNPEAQAKFLSRGGWYDTGDIVSVDHDGFLTIRGRLKRFAKISGEMVSLTAVEEALAGAFPQYGLRCQIAVIARPDADKGERLIAVSNESKLTLEEIRGVLRAKGFSNLCVPRDVQAVREIPKLGTGKINHRELEKRLDEIPANS is encoded by the coding sequence ATGAAAACGATATTGCGCTGGCTGGTCAGCTTTTTCTTCCGCTTTCGCGCCTTTAACGAGGACGTGCTTAAGACGCCCGGGCCGGTTCTGTTGGTCCCCAACCATGTCTCCTGGCTGGACTGGCTGTTCCTCGGGGTTTGCTTGGAGGACGATTGGCGGTTCGTGGTGTCTAGCGTCACCGCCCAAACGAGCTGGGTTCATCGTAAAATCATGCTCAATCGGCGCACGTTCCCGATCGATACCAATTCCCCCTACGCCGTGAAGCGCATGGCAGAGCATCTTCAGGCCAATGGCCGTCTTGTGTTGTTCGCTGAGGGACGCATCTCCCGCACCGGGACGCTGATGAAGTTGTTCGAGGGCACTGGATTTCTTCTGCATAAGACTCAGGCCAAGGTCATCACTGCCTATTTGCGGGGCGCGCATCGGGTGGTCGCATCGCCCAACCCGGACAAAAAATTGTGGTTCCCGCAGGTCAGCGCTCATTTCAGCGCCGTCATGGTGCCTCCGGTAGTGGAACATCTGAGTATGTCGCAAGCGCGGACTATCCTGACCACGTGGCTGCGCGATCGGATGGTGGATCAACAGTTCCAAGCCGAGCGGCAGTTGGGGTCCGGCACTGTTCTCGAGGCAATCGCCGAGACTGCGTGGCGGCAGCTGGGGCGGGTGGTTCTGCAAGATGTTCAACAAAGCCTGAGTTACCGTAAGTTTCTGACCGGTGCTGATCTCTTGGCTGACCAATTGGCCGCGCGCCTGCATCCGCAGGCGGAGCGGGTGGGGGTCCTGCTGCCTAATATCAATGCCACGCCCGTGATCTTGTGTTCGCTCTGGAGCTTGGGCCGTGCGCCGGCGGTGTTAAATTTCTCCACGGGGCCGGCCGTGCTGCGCATCTGCTGCGAGTTAGCCGGGCTCAAACAGGTCCTGACCAGCCGAACATTTATTGAGAAGGCCAAGCTGGATCTGAGCTCGCTGAAGGAGGCCGGGATCGAGCTGGTTTACCTGGAAGACCTTCGTAAGGGAATCGGTGGACTCAAAAGACTGCTGACGCTGGCCCGCATCAGCCTTAACCCCCGTTCGGTGGTGCGCGTCCCACAGTCGCCGGATCGCACCGCTGTGGTGTTGTTCACCAGTGGATCTGAGGGCATTCCCAAGGGGGTCGATCTCACCCATGCGAACGTGATGGCGAACATCCGTCAGATGCTTTCCATCTGTGATTTCAGCGAGGCGGATCGAGTGTTTAATTGTCTGCCGTTGTTCCACTGCTTCGGCCTGACCATCGGCACTCTGCTGCCTCTGGTTCGTGGGCTTTACACCTTCCTATACCCGTCGCCGTTGCACTATCGGGTGGTTCCCACCGTGCTCTATGATCGGGACTGCACCGTGCTGCTCAGTACGAACACATTCTTGAGTGGGTATGCTCGCAAGGCGAATCCCTACGATTTTCGCAGCCTGCGTTACCTGTTTGCGGGCGCCGAGAAGATTCAGGAAGCGACAGCGACTTTGTGGATGCGTCGTTTCGGAGTGCGCATTCTGGAGGGGTACGGGGCCACTGAATGCAGCCCGTGCCTGAGTATCAATATTCCGATGATGAACCAGTTTGGGAGCGTGGGGCGCTTGCTGCCGGGCATTGAGATGCAACTGGAAACGGTGGAGGGAGTGACCGAGGGTGGACGGCTATTGGTGCGCGGACCCAATGTCATGCGCGGCTACTTGAACCCGGAAGCTCAGGCCAAGTTCCTATCGCGGGGGGGGTGGTATGACACCGGCGACATCGTCAGCGTCGATCACGATGGGTTTTTAACGATCCGGGGTCGATTGAAACGCTTTGCGAAGATCAGCGGTGAGATGGTGAGTTTGACAGCGGTGGAGGAGGCGTTGGCGGGAGCGTTTCCGCAGTATGGGTTGCGCTGTCAGATCGCGGTTATCGCCCGGCCCGATGCCGATAAGGGCGAGCGGCTGATTGCGGTCTCCAACGAATCTAAGCTGACGTTGGAGGAGATACGCGGGGTGCTGCGGGCCAAGGGATTCTCGAATCTCTGCGTGCCGCGGGATGTTCAGGCTGTCCGGGAAATCCCGAAGCTGGGCACTGGCAAAATCAATCACCGCGAACTCGAAAAGCGGTTGGATGAAATCCCGGCCAACTCCTGA